In one Sesamum indicum cultivar Zhongzhi No. 13 linkage group LG12, S_indicum_v1.0, whole genome shotgun sequence genomic region, the following are encoded:
- the LOC105175733 gene encoding uncharacterized protein LOC105175733, whose translation MELLYLLCSILSTAITSLLLSLLLPFRCLLRSIATPRAAGNPGNSVSLYQGTVWHERRRPVHHSFRYPVRYAFIDLDTAPDAPPNHLSANDARRVAKTHGPVFLLTIPPSVGYEQNPLSLYYCYDVEGSKRTLRKCIAEVTNTPWGERVTFLFNPNSDLVAKPLHVSPFMDMLGYWSVKTNDPADNLHVVISVQHPQLGNYFTASLTAKRLASLTSEDHSMFFWLMPHKVAFWIYWHALKLWWKNVSFIQHPRYQNPKYREDALLRDENIQCCPLFGSNEADNLQIQGRACDSAVKMSSERCFTWRDATWPWC comes from the exons ATGGAGCTGCTCTATCTTCTCTGTTCTATCCTCTCCACTGCCATCACCTCTCTCCTCCTATCTCTCCTCCTCCCTTTCCGGTGCCTTCTCCGAAGCATCGCCACCCCACGCGCAGCTGGGAACCCCGGAAACTCTGTTTCTCTCTACCAGGGCACCGTATGGCACGAGCGCCGCCGCCCTGTCCACCACTCCTTCCGCTACCCCGTCCGCTATGCCTTCATTGACCTCGACACTGCACCCGACGCGCCGCCCAACCACCTCTCTGCCAATGATGCCCGTCGTGTTGCCAAGACCCATGGACCTGT TTTTCTGTTGACAATACCTCCTAGCGTGGGATATGAACAAAATCCATTGAGCTTGTATTACTGTTATGATGTTGAAGGCTCTAAGAGAACTTTGAGAAAATGCATTGCTGAG GTTACTAATACACCATGGGGTGAAAGAGTAACATTTCTATTCAATCCAAACTCAGATTTAGTTGCTAAACCTCTCCATGTCAGCCCTTTCATG GATATGCTTGGCTATTGGAGCGTCAAAACAAATGACCCTGCTGATAATCTGCATGTAGTAATATCAGTACAACACCCTCAACTTGGTAACTACTTCACTGCATCATTGACTGCCAAAAGACTTGCCTCTTTAACGTCAGAAGATCATTCAATGTTCTTCTGGTTGATGCCCCATAAAGTTGCATTCTGGATATATTGGCAT GCTCTCAAACTTTGGTGGAAAAATGTTTCCTTTATTCAACATCCAAGATATCAAAATCCAAAGTATAGAGAAGACGCTTTACTGCGGGATGAAAATATTCAATGTTGTCCATTGTTTGGAAGTAATGAAGCAGACAACCTTCAAATACAAGGAAGAGCATGTGATTCAGCAGTCAAAATGTCGAGCGAGCGCTGCTTCACTTGGAGGGATGCCACATGGCCATGGTGCTGA
- the LOC105175734 gene encoding protein TIFY 5A yields MKRNCNLELRLVTPSVFYHSSDYMNARYNSMLDMSPDEKQQLTIFYNGRVATCDVTELQARSIISLARREMEDEKSKTSVGGSGSQPSSPVLISSPIHNNRQTSGSGLSMKRSLQSFLQKRKSRVQAISPYPTNSRSRTS; encoded by the exons atgaaaagaaaCTGCAATCTGGAGCTTCGCCTTGTAACCCCTTCCGTCTTTTATCATTCTTCCGATTACATGAATGCCCGATATAACTCCAT GTTGGATATGAGTCCGGACGAGAAGCAGCAACTTACTATCTTCTACAATGGAAGAGTTGCTACTTGTGACGTCACAGAACTTCAG GCCCGCAGCATCATATCCCTAGCAAGACGAGAAATGGAAGATGAAAAAAGCAAGACTAGTGTGGGTGGATCCGGATCCCAACCCTCTTCACCAGTGCTAATTAGTTCGCCAATTCATAATAATAGACAAACAAGTGGTAGTGGTCTTTCAATGAAGAGATCGCTGCAGAGTTTCCTCCAGAAGAGAAAAAGCAGGGTACAAGCAATATCCCCTTACCCGACAAACAGCCGCAGCCGCACCTCCTAA
- the LOC105175735 gene encoding peroxisomal (S)-2-hydroxy-acid oxidase: MTSQEMESITNVMEFEAVAREKLPKMVYDYYASGAEDQWTLHENRNAFSRILFRPRILVDVSNIDMTTTILGFKVSMPIMVAPTAMQKMAHPAGELATARAASAAGTIMTLSSWATSSVEEVASTGPGTRFFQLYVYRDRNVVRQLVRRAEKAGFKAIALTVDTPRLGRREADIKNRFTLPTHLTLRNFDGLDLGTVDRTNDSGLATYVADQVDRSLNWKDVKWLQSITTLPILVKGVLTAEDASLAVQAGAAGIIVSNHGARQLDYVPATIMALEEVVRAAQGRVPVFLDGGIRRGTDVFKALALGASGVFIGRPVVFALAAYGEAGVRKMLKMLHDELELTMALSGCRSIKEITRAHITAPWDAPHVSPRL, translated from the exons ATGACTTCTCAAGAAATGGAAAGCATTACTAATGTTATGGAATTCGAGGCTGTTGCAAGGGAGAAATTGCCCAAGATGGTTTATGACTATTATGCATCTGGTGCAGAGGACCAGTGGACTCTCCATGAGAATCGAAATGCATTTTCTAGGATACT GTTTCGGCCTCGTATTCTGGTTGATGTCAGCAACATTGATATGACCACAACGATTTTGGGCTTCAAGGTCTCAATGCCCATCATGGTTGCACCAACAGCCATGCAGAAGATGGCACATCCTGCAG GAGAGCTTGCCACAGCAAGGGCAGCATCAGCAGCTGGTACCATCATG ACATTATCCTCCTGGGCCACATCCAGCGTCGAAGAGGTTGCCTCAACTGGACCTGGCACTCGTTTTTTTCAGCTCTAT GTTTACAGAGATAGAAATGTTGTTCGACAGCTTGTGAGAAGGGCTGAAAAAGCTGGTTTCAAGGCAATTGCTCTGACAGTTGATACTCCAAGACTAGGGCGGAGGGAAGCTGACATCAAGAACAG ATTTACCTTGCCAACCCACTTGACATTGAGGAATTTTGATGGCTTGGATCTCGGCACAGTAGATAGG ACCAATGACTCTGGACTGGCTACATATGTTGCTGACCAAGTTGACCGGTCTCTTAACTGGAAG GATGTGAAGTGGCTTCAGTCAATCACAACATTGCCGATTCTGGTGAAGGGTGTATTAACTGCTGAGGATG CAAGTCTGGCCGTTCAAGCTGGAGCAGCAGGGATTATTGTGTCCAATCACGGAGCTCGACAACTAGACTATGTTCCTGCAACCATAATGGCCTTGGAAGAG GTTGTGAGAGCTGCACAGGGTAGGGTTCCTGTTTTCCTGGATGGTGGAATTAGGCGTGGAACAGACGTCTTTAAAGCATTAGCACTTGGAGCATCTGGTGTATTT ATCGGACGGCCGGTGGTTTTCGCATTAGCAGCTTACGGGGAGGCAGGTGTAAGAAAAATGCTTAAGATGCTTCACGACGAGTTGGAGCTGACTATGGCACTGAGTGGGTGTCGTTCCATCAAGGAGATCACGCGTGCCCACATTACAGCGCCTTGGGATGCTCCGCATGTTTCACCTCGATTGTAG
- the LOC105175736 gene encoding piriformospora indica-insensitive protein 2-like (The sequence of the model RefSeq protein was modified relative to this genomic sequence to represent the inferred CDS: added 35 bases not found in genome assembly) yields the protein MAFLSLVLVGFLVFLAANGVMCSDTAGAGDGVDMEEEELFGLFEVMGSLLEDPTWAQMHPQPCTETPWPGVECELLEETFIFHVTKIHVGPDIITPPCKTSAKISESLLKLPYLKTLSLINCFTESPVSLSTVPLFGALSFLEHLALESNPSLSGEIPSSISNLANLKILCLSQNNLSGEIPKEIGGLANLQHLDLSHNNLTGSIPEEIGKLEKLAILDISWNSLQEVVPTSTGGLQFLEKIDLSSNKLQGRLPQELGKLKRLVLLDLSHNSLTGPIPENLSGLQQLQYLIMDANPLNASFPSFIGSLIKLRVLSFSGCGLTGPISATFSNLTNLTALFLDNNSLNGTVPPELGTLPSMNALNFSRNQLSGELLFPQAFIHRLGKRLDIRENNGLCTNQEAQDKNTSTSSSSRFLENPFCSSAMFPAASNKTVAEKSPDMKPKLYNGNRSSNARHRHDEDKEFVLLPPVLMLLLLLFGS from the exons ATGGCTTTTCTGTCTCTTGTTCTTGTGggttttcttgtgtttttggCAGCTAATGGAGTGATGTGTTCTGATACTGCTGGAGCTGGTGATGGAGTGGATATGGAAGAAGAGGAACTATTTGGGCTTTTTGAGGTGATGGGCTCTCTTTTGGAAGATCCGACATGGGCCCAGATGCATCCCCAACCATGTACTGAAACTCCATGGCCGGGTGTGGAGTGTGAGCTTCTGGAAGAAACTTTCATCTTTCATGTCACCAAGATTCATGTTGGCCCAGATATTATTACCCCACCTTGCAAAACCTCTGCTAAAATCTCAGAATCTCTCCTCAAATTGCCTTACCTCAAAACTCTTTCTTTGATAAATTGTTTCACCGAATCACCAGTTTCCTTGAG AGCATTTGGCTCTTGAGTCCAATCCCAGCCTCTCTGGGGAAATTCCTTCCAGTATATCAAATCTTGCAAATCTGAAGATATTGTGCCTGTCACAGAACAATCTGAGTGGTGAAATCCCAAAAGAAATTGGAGGGCTTGCTAACTTGCAGCATCTCGATCTCAGTCACAACAATTTGACAGGTTCAATTCCTGAAGAGATCGGGAAACTGGAAAAGTTGGCCATTCTGGATATAAGCTGGAACTCTTTGCAAGAAGTGGTGCCAACATCAACAGGCGGGCTGCAGTTTCTCGAAAAGATTGATTTAAGCTCCAACAAACTTCAAGGAAGACTTCCACAGGAGTTAGGGAAATTAAAGAGGTTAGTTTTGTTGGATTTGAGCCATAACTCTCTGACGGGGCCCATCCCTGAAAACCTGTCAGGTTTGCAGCAATTACAGTACCTAATAATGGATGCCAACCCATTAAATGCAAGTTTCCCTTCATTTATTGGGTCCCTAATCAAACTCAGAGTGTTGAGCTTTTCGGGTTGTGGATTAACAGGCCCAATTTCAGCCACATTTTCAAACTTGACAAACTTAACTGCATTGTTCTTGGATAACAACAGCCTCAATGGTACAGTTCCTCCAGAATTAGGGACGCTACCAAGTATGAATGCGCTAAATTTCAGCAGAAATCAGCTAAGTGGAGAGCTGTTATTTCCGCAAGCTTTCATACACAGGCTTGGTAAGAGGCTTGACATCCGAGAAAACAATGGTTTGTGCACTAATCAAGAGGCACAGGACAAGAACACAAGTACTTCTTCATCATCAAGATTCTTGGAGAACCCTTTTTGCTCGAGCGCAATGTTTCCTGCAGCAAGCAACAAAACTGTGGCAGAGAAAAGCCCGGACATGAAGCCAAAACTGTACAATGGTAACAGAAGTTCAAATGCCCGTCATCGTCATGATGAGGATAAAGAATTTGTCCTCCTTCCTCCTGTCCTAATGTTGCTGCTTTTGTTGTTTGGTTCGTAA
- the LOC105175927 gene encoding probable ATP-dependent RNA helicase ddx56, whose amino-acid sequence MAMHFLNYTDRNSLNYQKFKKNNPKTNSNIPKSLCPFLLSIFVYIFVFYAFNLSPSTLFCTTKFWFIMCNTLVLIIATDFGAFSSSKENDFYGEYYVKNINVRAKSCSTVPSFQRQYMKIDEKTMPKDQIDEEEEPDGKIIDMVAADDHVKNQESLENKPEISVTNERDDDQAENQNNDKFEKNKVQVLVNVSSLDEVKNIGAREVKKRKVKCVRSNSEKAILMAAVAAESEEKMTPLQRTLSERGEEPARSEEDEFSSMSAEELNRRVEEFIRRFNRQIRLQAARNQQIPRII is encoded by the coding sequence ATGGCCATGCACTTTCTCAATTACACAGACCGGAATTCCCTCAATTAccagaaattcaaaaagaataatCCCAAGACCAATTCCAATATCCCCAAGTCCCTCTGCCCGTTCCTgttatctatttttgtttacattttCGTGTTCTATGCCTTCAATCTCTCACCCTCAACCCTTTTCTGTACTACCAAATTCTGGTTTATTATGTGCAACACCCTCGTTCTCATCATTGCAACTGATTTTGGTGCCTTCTCCTcctcaaaagaaaatgatttttacGGCGAATATTATGTGAAAAACATTAATGTAAGAGCAAAGAGTTGTAGTACTGTTCCCTCTTTCCAGAGGCAATACATGAAAATTGATGAGAAAACAATGCCAAAAGATCAaattgatgaagaagaagaaccaGATGGAAAGATCATAGACATGGTAGCTGCTGATGATCATGTTAAGAATCAAGAATCCCTGGAAAATAAACCTGAAATTTCTGTAACCAATGAAAGAGATGATGATCAGGCAGAAAACCAGAATAACGACAAGTTCGAGAAAAACAAGGTCCAAGTACTGGTTAATGTGAGTTCTCttgatgaagttaaaaatattggaGCCCGTGAagtaaagaaaaggaaagttAAATGTGTTCGAAGCAATTCAGAGAAAGCAATATTGATGGCGGCGGTGGCGGCAGAAAGTGAGGAGAAAATGACGCCTCTGCAGAGGACATTGTCTGAGAGAGGCGAGGAGCCGGCGAGGTCTGAAGAAGACGAGTTTTCGAGCATGTCTGCTGAAGAACTAAACAGAAGAGTAGAGGAGTTTATTCGAAGATTCAACAGGCAGATTAGGCTTCAAGCAGCCAGGAACCAACAAATCCCTCGGATCATTTAG
- the LOC105175737 gene encoding protease Do-like 5, chloroplastic, with translation MAKLGFLMCMPSPLPPHQNRPPSNSDNTFCLTRRQSFIFTSSLLSSFLLMRQNPNLSSFPSAIAQELDELDQDETRAVKIFQETSSCVVFIKDLELTKTTKSTSEVGLAEEENAKVEGTGSGFVWDKFGHIVTNYHVVSKLATDRSGLQRCKVSLVDSAGNNFTREGILIGFDPDYDLAVLKVDAVGNELNPATIGTSHELQVGQSCFAIGNPYGFENTLTTGVISGLGREIPSPNGRAIRGAIQTDAAINAGNSGGPLIDSYGHVIGVNTATFTRKGSGISSGVNFAIPIDTAVRIVPYLIVYGTPYTDRY, from the exons ATGGCGAAGTTGGGTTTTCTTATGTGTATGCCATCCCCACTCCCACCCCATCAAAATCGTCCACCTTCAAATTCAGACAACACCTTTTGTTTAACAAGACGACAATCTTTTATCTTTACCTCTTCTTTGCTGTCCTCTTTTTTGCTTATGCGTCAAAACCCAAATCTTTCCTCTTTTCCATCTGCCATTGCCCAAGAACTGGATGAACTTGATCAAGACGAAACTAGAGCCGTTAAAATCTTCCAG GAAACTTCATCCTGTGTTGTTTTCATCAAGGACCTTGAATTAACTAAAACAACAAAGAGCACTTCTGAAGTTGGGCTAGCTGAGGAAGAGAACGCAAAAGTGGAAGGGACTGGTTCTGGTTTTGTCTGGGATAAGTTTGGTCACATT GTAACTAACTATCATGTAGTATCCAAATTGGCGACAGATAGAAGTGGCTTACAACGTTGTAAG GTATCTTTAGTTGATTCTGCAGGCAACAACTTTACTAGAGAAGGCATTCTCATTGGTTTTGATCCAGACTATGACCTGGCTGTTCTTAAG GTTGATGCGGTAGGAAATGAGTTAAACCCAGCAACTATCGGCACATCTCATGAATTACAAGTTGGGCAGAGCTGCTTCGCAATTGGAAATCCATATGGATTTGAGAACACTCTAACTACAGGG GTTATCAGTGGATTAGGCAGAGAGATACCGTCTCCAAATGGAAGGGCCATTCGAGGAGCAATCCAAACTGATGCTGCTATTAACGCTG GGAATTCAGGTGGACCGCTAATTGATTCATATGGCCATGTTATTGGAGTCAATACAGCAACATTCACTCGCAAAG GTAGTGGAATATCCTCTGGGGTGAATTTTGCAATCCCAATTGACACAGCTGTCCGCATTGTGCCTTACCTTATTGTGTATGGAACTCCATATACTGACCGTTATTGA
- the LOC105175738 gene encoding uncharacterized protein LOC105175738: MNSAPEAGTSSNQVESSDVSKQTTSKYVTQAKKLIHRRMLVGIKDGRFFVGIFYCMDKQGNIILQDALEYRSTRRSSPSPMEHRGVGLILIPFSCRTSCHVDCSIEEHMSLLSLKEQK; this comes from the coding sequence ATGAACAGTGCACCGGAAGCAGGAACATCTTCGAATCAGGTGGAAAGCTCTGATGTTTCAAAACAAACAACCTCCAAATATGTTACCCAAGCAAAGAAACTGATACATCGTCGAATGCTGGTTGGAATCAAGGACGGAAGGTTCTTTGTAGGAATATTTTATTGCATGGATAAGCAAGGGAACATTATTCTTCAAGATGCACTGGAGTATCGAAGCACCAGACGATCTTCTCCGTCCCCAATGGAACATAGGGGTGTCGGTCTCATTCTTATCCCTTTCTCTTGTCGAACTTCTTGTCATGTGGATTGCTCCATTGAAGAACACATGTCTCTTCTATCCCTCAAGGAGCAAAAGTAA
- the LOC105175739 gene encoding KH domain-containing protein At4g18375 isoform X2, giving the protein MGESGKRPRSHRDDADGKNQKRRTDWERDRDEKGNDELVVYRILCPDGVIGSVIGKNGKVINSIRQESRAKVKVVDPFPGAKDRVITIYCYVREKEDVEVDEEFNDNEPLCPAQDALLKVHAAIANAVAVLGESDRKKKDKDKEECQLLVPSSQSANIIGKSGATIKKLRSKTRTNIKVTAKDASDPAHACALEFDNIVLISGESDAVKKALYAIAAIMYKFTPKESIPLETTIPEAPPSIIIPSDVPIYPATGLYPSVDPINPARPVPSILGPSHAPDIPGYADAGTTWPVYSSALPVVSGYGGASRAEELFIKLLCPSNKIGRVIGKGGSSIRSIRQDSGARVEVEDPKSNHNECVITVISTESSDDLKSMAVEAVLLLQAKINDDDDDTVTMRLLVPSKVIGCIIGKSGSIINEIRKRTKADIRISKGEKPKCANENDELVEIFGQVGSVRDALIQIVLRLRDDVLKDREDILSSSAGVEPLYAGGGSLPMSSVLCSVSSGAALGYDQRVDTGSGLGLLSSSGYGYGSLSETMAMDHYLLIHHHCMQGCLHHLLWKWLSLHMQLEKSWEKVAQILTISVRFLEQPSRFQIPNPPEAIVWL; this is encoded by the exons ATGGGTGAAAGTGGGAAGCGTCCTCGTTCACATAGGGATGATGCAGATGGGAAGAACCAGAAAAGGAGAACTGATTGGGAAAGAGACAGAGATGAAAAGGGAAATGATGAACTAGTAGTCTACAGAATTCTGTGTCCTGATGGTGTTATTGGGAGTGTGATTGGCAAGAATGGAAAAGTAATAAATTCAATTCGACAAGAATCGAGAGCAAAGGTCAAGGTGGTGGACCCATTTCCGGGGGCTAAAGATAGAGTCATCACAATTTATTGCTATGTACGTGAAAAGGAAGATGTTGAGGTCGATGAGGAATTCAATGATAACGAACCTCTTTGTCCTGCACAAGATGCACTCCTGAAGGTGCATGCAGCAATTGCCAATGCTGTTGCTGTACTTGGAGAATCTgacagaaagaagaaagataaaGATAAGGAGGAATGCCAGCTTCTCGTTCCATCTAGCCAGTCTGCTAATATCATTGGGAAATCTGGTGCAACTATTAAGAAACTAAGAAGCAAGACAAGAACAAACATTAAGGTTACTGCCAAGGATGCCAGTGATCCGGCTCACGCTTGCGCCTTGGAGTTTGACAATATTGTTCTG ATCTCTGGTGAGTCAGATGCAGTTAAGAAAGCACTTTATGCAATTGCTGCGATCATGTACAAGTTTACGCCAAAGGAAAGTATTCCTCTTGAGACTACTATACCTGAAGCACCGCCAAGTATCATCATTCCATCAGATGTTCCCATATACCCTGCCACCGGACTTTATCCAAGTGTAGATCCTATTAACCCTGCTAGACCAGTGCCTTCCATTTTAGGTCCTTCACATGCACCAGATATCCCTGGTTATGCTGATGCCGGGACTACATGGCCAGTGTATTCATCTGCTCTTCCTGTGGTTTCTGGTTATGGCGGTGCATCACGTGCCGAGgagttatttataaaattgttgtGCCCATCTAACAAGATTGGCCGTGTTATTGGCAAAGGTGGAAGTTCCATTAGAAGCATAAGGCAAGATAGTGGTGCTCGTGTTGAGGTTGAGGACCCCAAATCTAATCACAATGAGTGTGTCATCACTGTGATCTCAACAGAG TCATCAGATGATCTGAAATCCATGGCGGTTGAAGCTGTGCTATTGTTACAAGCAAAGataaatgatgatgatgacgacACTGTAACAATGCGGCTCCTTGTTCCTTCAAAGGTTATTGGTTGTATCATTGGGAAAAGTGGTTCTATCATCAATGAGATCCGCAAAAGAACTAAAGCAGATATACGAATTTCCAAAGGCGAAAAGCCTAAGTGTGCTAATGAAAACGATGAACTTGTTGAG ATTTTTGGACAAGTTGGTAGTGTCAGAGATGCACTTATTCAGATTGTTTTGAGGCTCCGAGATGATGTCTTAAAGGATAGAGAAGACATCCTTAGTTCTTCTGCTGGTGTTGAGCCATTATACGCCGGTGGTGGTTCTCTTCCAATGTCATCAGTTTTGTGCAGTGTGTCATCTGGTGCTGCTTTGGGTTATGATCAAAGGGTGGATACTGGAAGTGGGTTGGGATTGCTTTCTTCCAGTGGATATGGATATGGGTCCTTATCG GAGACAATGGCTATGGATCATTATCTTCTCATTCATCATCACTGCATGCAGG GTTGCCTCCACCATCTACTCTGGAAATGGTTATCCCTGCACATGCAGTTGGAAAAGTCATGGGAAAAGGTGGCACAAATATTGACAATATCCGTAAG ATTTCTGGAGCAGCCATCGAGATTTCAGATTCCAAATCCTCCCGAGGCGATCGTGTGGCTTTGA
- the LOC105175739 gene encoding KH domain-containing protein At4g18375 isoform X1, giving the protein MGESGKRPRSHRDDADGKNQKRRTDWERDRDEKGNDELVVYRILCPDGVIGSVIGKNGKVINSIRQESRAKVKVVDPFPGAKDRVITIYCYVREKEDVEVDEEFNDNEPLCPAQDALLKVHAAIANAVAVLGESDRKKKDKDKEECQLLVPSSQSANIIGKSGATIKKLRSKTRTNIKVTAKDASDPAHACALEFDNIVLISGESDAVKKALYAIAAIMYKFTPKESIPLETTIPEAPPSIIIPSDVPIYPATGLYPSVDPINPARPVPSILGPSHAPDIPGYADAGTTWPVYSSALPVVSGYGGASRAEELFIKLLCPSNKIGRVIGKGGSSIRSIRQDSGARVEVEDPKSNHNECVITVISTESSDDLKSMAVEAVLLLQAKINDDDDDTVTMRLLVPSKVIGCIIGKSGSIINEIRKRTKADIRISKGEKPKCANENDELVEIFGQVGSVRDALIQIVLRLRDDVLKDREDILSSSAGVEPLYAGGGSLPMSSVLCSVSSGAALGYDQRVDTGSGLGLLSSSGYGYGSLSIGDNGYGSLSSHSSSLHAGLPPPSTLEMVIPAHAVGKVMGKGGTNIDNIRKISGAAIEISDSKSSRGDRVALISGTTEQKRAAENLIQAFIMAT; this is encoded by the exons ATGGGTGAAAGTGGGAAGCGTCCTCGTTCACATAGGGATGATGCAGATGGGAAGAACCAGAAAAGGAGAACTGATTGGGAAAGAGACAGAGATGAAAAGGGAAATGATGAACTAGTAGTCTACAGAATTCTGTGTCCTGATGGTGTTATTGGGAGTGTGATTGGCAAGAATGGAAAAGTAATAAATTCAATTCGACAAGAATCGAGAGCAAAGGTCAAGGTGGTGGACCCATTTCCGGGGGCTAAAGATAGAGTCATCACAATTTATTGCTATGTACGTGAAAAGGAAGATGTTGAGGTCGATGAGGAATTCAATGATAACGAACCTCTTTGTCCTGCACAAGATGCACTCCTGAAGGTGCATGCAGCAATTGCCAATGCTGTTGCTGTACTTGGAGAATCTgacagaaagaagaaagataaaGATAAGGAGGAATGCCAGCTTCTCGTTCCATCTAGCCAGTCTGCTAATATCATTGGGAAATCTGGTGCAACTATTAAGAAACTAAGAAGCAAGACAAGAACAAACATTAAGGTTACTGCCAAGGATGCCAGTGATCCGGCTCACGCTTGCGCCTTGGAGTTTGACAATATTGTTCTG ATCTCTGGTGAGTCAGATGCAGTTAAGAAAGCACTTTATGCAATTGCTGCGATCATGTACAAGTTTACGCCAAAGGAAAGTATTCCTCTTGAGACTACTATACCTGAAGCACCGCCAAGTATCATCATTCCATCAGATGTTCCCATATACCCTGCCACCGGACTTTATCCAAGTGTAGATCCTATTAACCCTGCTAGACCAGTGCCTTCCATTTTAGGTCCTTCACATGCACCAGATATCCCTGGTTATGCTGATGCCGGGACTACATGGCCAGTGTATTCATCTGCTCTTCCTGTGGTTTCTGGTTATGGCGGTGCATCACGTGCCGAGgagttatttataaaattgttgtGCCCATCTAACAAGATTGGCCGTGTTATTGGCAAAGGTGGAAGTTCCATTAGAAGCATAAGGCAAGATAGTGGTGCTCGTGTTGAGGTTGAGGACCCCAAATCTAATCACAATGAGTGTGTCATCACTGTGATCTCAACAGAG TCATCAGATGATCTGAAATCCATGGCGGTTGAAGCTGTGCTATTGTTACAAGCAAAGataaatgatgatgatgacgacACTGTAACAATGCGGCTCCTTGTTCCTTCAAAGGTTATTGGTTGTATCATTGGGAAAAGTGGTTCTATCATCAATGAGATCCGCAAAAGAACTAAAGCAGATATACGAATTTCCAAAGGCGAAAAGCCTAAGTGTGCTAATGAAAACGATGAACTTGTTGAG ATTTTTGGACAAGTTGGTAGTGTCAGAGATGCACTTATTCAGATTGTTTTGAGGCTCCGAGATGATGTCTTAAAGGATAGAGAAGACATCCTTAGTTCTTCTGCTGGTGTTGAGCCATTATACGCCGGTGGTGGTTCTCTTCCAATGTCATCAGTTTTGTGCAGTGTGTCATCTGGTGCTGCTTTGGGTTATGATCAAAGGGTGGATACTGGAAGTGGGTTGGGATTGCTTTCTTCCAGTGGATATGGATATGGGTCCTTATCG ATAGGAGACAATGGCTATGGATCATTATCTTCTCATTCATCATCACTGCATGCAGG GTTGCCTCCACCATCTACTCTGGAAATGGTTATCCCTGCACATGCAGTTGGAAAAGTCATGGGAAAAGGTGGCACAAATATTGACAATATCCGTAAG ATTTCTGGAGCAGCCATCGAGATTTCAGATTCCAAATCCTCCCGAGGCGATCGTGTGGCTTTGATATCAGGGACCACTGAGCAGAAGCGTGCTGCTGAAAACTTGATTCAGGCATTCATTATGGCCACTTAA